A region of the Zhihengliuella halotolerans genome:
ACCTGCGCGGCGAGCAGCTCTCCCCGAAGGGCACGAGCCCGCTGGCCGCAGCGGAGGACTGGGTCAACGTGGCGTGCCCGCGCTGCGGGGCCGACGCCAAGCGCGACACCGACACGATGGACACGTTCGTGGACTCGTCTTGGTACTTCCTGCGCTTCGTCTCCCCGCAGTACACCGAGGGCCCGTTCGACCCCGAGGCCGCGAAGAACTGGATGCCCGTCGGGCAGTACGTCGGCGGTGTCGAGCACGCGATCCTGCACCTGCTCTACGCCCGATTCTTCACGAAGGTCATCCACGACCTCGGCCTCATCGAGGCCTCCGAGCCGTTCAGCGCCCTCCTCAACCAGGGGCAGGTGCTCAACGGGGGCAAGGCCATGAGCAAGTCCCTCGGCAACGGCGTCGACCTCGGCGAACAGCTGGACCTGTTCGGCGTCGACGCGGTCCGCCTGACGATGATTTTCGCCTCCCCGCCTGAAGACGATGTCGACTGGGCGGACGTCTCGCCGTCCGGTTCCGCCAAGTTCCTGGCGCGCGCCTGGCGCCTCGCCGGCGACGTGACGAGCGCCCCCGGCGCGGACGCGGCCACCGGTGATGCGGGTCTGCGCTCGATCACCCACAAGACCGTCGCCGAGGCCGGGGAGCTGCTCGAATCGGGCAAGTTCAACGTCGTCGTGGCCAAGACGATGGAACTCGTCAACGCGACCCGCAAGGCGATCGACTCGGGCGCGGGTCCGGCAGACCCGGCGGTTCGCGAGGCGGTCGAGGCCGTCGCCGTCGTCCTTAGCCTGTTCGCCCCCTACACGGCGGAGGACATGTGGGCCCGTCTGGGCCACGAGCCCTCCGTTGCGAAGGCCGGCTGGCCTGCGGTCGACCCGGCCCTGCTCGTCGACGACACGGTCGTCGCCGTCGTGCAGATCAAGGGCAAGGTACGCGCCCGCCTCGAGGTCTCCCCGGAGATCGGCGAAGACGAGCTGCGCGAGCTGGCCCTCGCCTCCGACGCCGTGCAGAAGATCCTCGGTGGCGTCGAACCGCGCAAGGTCATCGTCCGGGCGCCGAAACTCGTCAACATCGTCCCGGCCTAGCCCGGTAGGCTGCACGGTATGGGCGAGACGCGGGGACGGCAGGCCGCGGGGTGGATCGAACGACTCCGCGAGCTGACCGTCCCCGTGCTGCGTCCGGGTCAGGTGGCCGTACGCGTCGCCGTCGTGACCGACAGCGCAGCCGCGCTGCCCGAGGACTGGTTGGCCCGCTTCGGGGCCGGGGTGCGCGTCGTGCCGATGCCCGTCATGATCGACGGACAGATCTACACCGAGGGGCACGACGACGTCGCCACCGCCTTGGCCACGGGCCTCGCCACGGGGGCCAAGATCAGCACGTCGCGTCCGGCTCCGGGCGTCTTCGCCCGCACCTACCGCGAGCTCGAGACGGCCGGATACGCCGGAATCGTCTCCGTGCATCTCTCCTCTCGGCTCTCCGGGACGGTGGACGCCGCCCGGCTCGCCGCCGAAGACATCGGGATCGACGTGCGCGTCGTCGACTCGGAGACCGTCGGCATGGCCCAGGGGTACGCGGTTCTCGCCGCGCTCGAAGCGGCCCGCGTCGGCGCCGGCGTCGACGACGTGACTGCCGCGGCCACGGTCGAGGATCCGGGAGTCATCAATTTCGTCGTGCCCTCGCTGGACCAGCTCCGTCGCGGCGGGCGCATCACGCTGGCCGCCTCCGTGCTGGGCACCCTGCTGGCGGTCAAGCCGCTCCTGACGCTCAGTGACGGTCACATCCAGATCCGCGAGAAGGTACGCACCGAGTCGCGCGCGCTCGCCCGGCTCGTCGAGATCAGCCGCGACGAGGCCGTGGCGCGCGCGGAGCGCACGGGACGGCCGGCGCACATCGCGGTGCACTGCTACGGCAACGCCGACCGGGCCCAAGAGATCGTGCACGAGCTCGCCGCTTACGCGGCGGAGGAGGTGCGTGTCGTCGGGCTGCCGGCCGTGCTCGGCGCGCACACCGGCGCCGGCGTCGTCGCCGTCGTCGTCGCCTGACTCCGCGTCCACAATGACGCGGACCCGACGTGGCGATCCACAGGAGGCCTCGGCGCACCCCGGCGGGCTCATCGTGGCCCTAGCGTCGAGGCATGGTTCGACACCGCTGGCAGACACGCAACGACACCCGGGAACAGCCGGCGCCCGCCCGCGTGCGCTGGTCGCTCAGCCGCGGCGTGCTCATCTGTCTCACCGTCGGGGTGATCGTCTGGATCGGGGTCAGCCTCGTCGTGCGGCCGTTCAGCGGCGGCGCACGGGAGCTCCAGACCGTCGAACTGCACCAAGAGGCGCACGCTCCGGACTCCGCTGATAGTTCGCCCGCGGTGGAGTACGCGAGCCCGGAGACGACTGGAACGACACCCGAACAGGCCGCGTCGGAGCTGCTGGTGCACGTCGTCGGCGCCGTCCGGAAACCCGGGGTCTATGAACTCGACAGCGGCGCCCGTGCACTCGAGGCACTCGAAGCGGCCGGGGGCGCGACCAAGGAGGCCGCGACAGAGGTCGTCAATCTGGCCGCCGAAGTCGCGGACGGTCAGCAGATTTGGATCCCGACCCGGTCGGAGGCCGAGGAGATGCCCGCTCAAGCTCAGGCTGGCGGACAGCCCGGCGGCACTGGTGCGGAAGCGACCGTCAACGTGAACACTGCCGATGCCGCAGGCCTCGAGGCGTTGCCGGGCATCGGCCCGGCGCTGGCCGGGCGCATCGTCGACTTCCGCGAGCGCAATGGACCCTTCCAGAACGTCAGCGACTTGGGCGCCGTTTCGGGCATCGGGCCGGTGCTGCTCGAGCAGCTCGGCGACCTCGTCGCGTTCTGATGCCAGGGGTTTCAGACCACTCCGGCAGCCGGCACCCTGGTTTCGACGCGCGCGGGATTTGGGCCGTCGCCGGGGCGTGGGGTGCGGCGCTGGCGTTGGGGCAAGCCAGCCCGGTCCTCGCCGGCTGGGCCGCAGCCGCTGGGGTCTGCCTGCTCGGCGTGCTCGGGTGGGCGCTGGCGCGCAATCGGGGGATCGTTGCCTGGTCCCATCACCTGTGGGGGCCGGCCTTGGCCGTGATGGCCGGTGGCACGCTCGTGGCCTCCACTGTCGCGCTGATCGACCCGATGACGGGCCGCGAGGAGCTCGCCGAGCATGTCGATGGCGGCTCGGCCGTGCGCGTCGAGATCGAGCTGACGGGGGACGCGCTGTCGAGGTGGAGGGAGGACCCGTGGTCGCGAGGAACGGACGAATCCGACCGTGTCGGCCGTGCACCGCGCGCCACCTGGGACACAGACGGGGCCCCCGATGAGGCTGCCGACGTAGAGGGCGGCCGCTGGAAGATCTCCGGCCCGGCCGAAGTGCAGCGCTTCTGGTCCCGGGGGCGATGGCACGAGGCCGATGTTCCGGTGTACCTGAGCCTGCCGGGGGAGGGGCACGGGAGCGCCCGACCAGGACCACAACGCGCGCAGACCCGCGTCTACGGGTTCGCCGTGCTGAAGGCGGCGGAGGAGGGGATGAACCACGCGTACTGGGCCGCGATGGACGACGGCGAGACCATCGTCGATCCCCGACGCGACGGGCTCGTGCACCAGCTGCGGGATCGTTTCGTCGAACGCAGCAGTCACCTCCCCGAGTACGGGTCCGCACTGCTGCCGGGCATGGTCATGGGTGACCGGAGCGGGCAGTCCGAGGAACTGGACGAGGCGATGAAGGTCACGGGATTAGCGCACCTGACTGCGGTCAGCGGGGCGAACTGCGCCTTCATCTTCGGCACGGTGCTCTGGGTGATGCGGTTGGCGCGGTGCCCGAGATGGGCAGCCTTCGCGGGTGCGACCGCCTCGCTGGCCGGTTTTGTCGTCCTCGTGGGCTTCGAGGCCAGCGTGATCCGCGCGGCCGTCATGGGGGCGATCGCCGCAGTGGCGGTCTTCGTCGGACGCGGCCGGCAGGCGTTCGCGGCACTGTGCGCGTGCAGCGTCGTCCTGCTGGGGCTCATGCCTGCTTTTTCGCGCGACCCGGCCTTTCAGCTATCGGTCCTCGCGACGGCGGGGATCGTCGTGATGGGGCGGCCGATGGCCGCCCGGCTCGCCGCGGTGATGCCGCTCTGGCTCGCTCAAGGCGTGGCCATCAGCCTCGCTGCACAGTTGTTCTGCCAGCCGGTCCTCGTGGCGCTGCAGCCCCGGCTGGCCACTTACGGGGTGCTGGCGAATCTCGTCGTCGCACCGCTCGTGCCCTTCATCACCGTGCTCGGCACTGCGGGCCTGGTGACCTCGACCCTGCCCAGCGTCTTTGCTTCCCCATTGGTCTTCCTCTCGGGGTGGGCGGCGCACCTCGTGGGATTGCTCGGCACGACGATCGGGAGCTGGCCGGGCGCGTCCGTGCCCTGGCCGGAGGGCGGGGTCGGCTCCGGGCTGGCGGTGGGCCTGGTGTTGTGCGCTGCCCTTGCCCTGTGGGCGGTCGCCCGGCAGGCGCGGCGGCCCGCTCGCGTCCGCCGTGGACCGGATACGGCGGGTCGCGTCCCGCCGTGGACTGCGGCCACCGGTGCCGTCTCGGCGGCTGCGGCGATGATCGCCGCGGTCCTGGCCCCGGCCACGCCGTTGTTGGAACCCCGGATGCAGGACTGGAACGTCGTGGCGTGCGACGTGGGTCAGGGGGATGGATTTCTGATTCGCACCGGCGAGTCGGCCGCCGTGGCCATCGATGTCGGCGACGAGCCCGAAGCGTTCCTCTCGTGCCTGGACCGGGTCGGAGTGGAGCAGCTTGAAGCCGTCTTCGTCAGCCACTTGCACGCGGACCACGTGGGCGGCCTGACGGACGTGGCGAGTCGATACCCTGTTCGTGAGGTCTACTATTCGACCGCGCAACCATATATGGGCCCGGGGGAGGGACACCCGGAA
Encoded here:
- a CDS encoding ComEC/Rec2 family competence protein — protein: MPGVSDHSGSRHPGFDARGIWAVAGAWGAALALGQASPVLAGWAAAAGVCLLGVLGWALARNRGIVAWSHHLWGPALAVMAGGTLVASTVALIDPMTGREELAEHVDGGSAVRVEIELTGDALSRWREDPWSRGTDESDRVGRAPRATWDTDGAPDEAADVEGGRWKISGPAEVQRFWSRGRWHEADVPVYLSLPGEGHGSARPGPQRAQTRVYGFAVLKAAEEGMNHAYWAAMDDGETIVDPRRDGLVHQLRDRFVERSSHLPEYGSALLPGMVMGDRSGQSEELDEAMKVTGLAHLTAVSGANCAFIFGTVLWVMRLARCPRWAAFAGATASLAGFVVLVGFEASVIRAAVMGAIAAVAVFVGRGRQAFAALCACSVVLLGLMPAFSRDPAFQLSVLATAGIVVMGRPMAARLAAVMPLWLAQGVAISLAAQLFCQPVLVALQPRLATYGVLANLVVAPLVPFITVLGTAGLVTSTLPSVFASPLVFLSGWAAHLVGLLGTTIGSWPGASVPWPEGGVGSGLAVGLVLCAALALWAVARQARRPARVRRGPDTAGRVPPWTAATGAVSAAAAMIAAVLAPATPLLEPRMQDWNVVACDVGQGDGFLIRTGESAAVAIDVGDEPEAFLSCLDRVGVEQLEAVFVSHLHADHVGGLTDVASRYPVREVYYSTAQPYMGPGEGHPERLLGLSGTGSSAPPLIRRLVAGDHGDFGHGQHSLSWRALWPDADRIPGGENDASLVLDLIVSEAGAEARMLATGDIEDEAMKALLRAHPDLRADVLKVSHHGASNGGTETLELARPKIGLVSVGRENTYGHPSPRIVDAYRDAGVPLLRTDEQGTLLLDLQGGSGAARLAVRVLDPRRGTRRDRIEDRRHRGGIHVRSAPTSRFPARRG
- a CDS encoding ComEA family DNA-binding protein, producing MVRHRWQTRNDTREQPAPARVRWSLSRGVLICLTVGVIVWIGVSLVVRPFSGGARELQTVELHQEAHAPDSADSSPAVEYASPETTGTTPEQAASELLVHVVGAVRKPGVYELDSGARALEALEAAGGATKEAATEVVNLAAEVADGQQIWIPTRSEAEEMPAQAQAGGQPGGTGAEATVNVNTADAAGLEALPGIGPALAGRIVDFRERNGPFQNVSDLGAVSGIGPVLLEQLGDLVAF
- a CDS encoding DegV family protein, with the translated sequence MGETRGRQAAGWIERLRELTVPVLRPGQVAVRVAVVTDSAAALPEDWLARFGAGVRVVPMPVMIDGQIYTEGHDDVATALATGLATGAKISTSRPAPGVFARTYRELETAGYAGIVSVHLSSRLSGTVDAARLAAEDIGIDVRVVDSETVGMAQGYAVLAALEAARVGAGVDDVTAAATVEDPGVINFVVPSLDQLRRGGRITLAASVLGTLLAVKPLLTLSDGHIQIREKVRTESRALARLVEISRDEAVARAERTGRPAHIAVHCYGNADRAQEIVHELAAYAAEEVRVVGLPAVLGAHTGAGVVAVVVA